The following proteins are encoded in a genomic region of Methylibium petroleiphilum PM1:
- a CDS encoding PQQ-dependent sugar dehydrogenase, translating into MRHLLATLALILLAPQIAAQPLRLTSVASGLENPWSLAFLPGFEKEGRMLVTERPGRLRVVERDGRLSAPIQGLPPVVARGQGGLLDVALHPGFESNQWVYWSYAEPAPAGRSGNSTAVARGRLDLAALAVKDVQVVFRQAPKVDSNAHFGSRLVFAPDGTLFITLGDRYSRRDDAQTLDTHHGKVVRITDDGGVPPDNPFAKRPGALPEIWSYGHRNLQGATLHPTSGALWVHEHGPQGGDELNIATRGANHGWPVITQGREYGTGMKIGDGETRADVVPALTTWVPSISPSGMTFVAGDRYPAWRGQLLVGALKARGLARLELDGTRVVREHRHELDLRVRDVRQGPDGLLYVLSDDGSDGRIWRIEP; encoded by the coding sequence ATGCGCCATCTGCTCGCCACGCTCGCTCTGATCCTGCTCGCTCCGCAAATTGCCGCCCAGCCATTGCGACTCACGTCAGTGGCGAGCGGCCTCGAGAATCCCTGGAGCCTCGCCTTCCTTCCCGGCTTCGAGAAGGAGGGCCGCATGCTCGTCACCGAGCGCCCCGGCCGGCTGCGCGTGGTCGAGCGCGACGGCAGGCTGTCGGCGCCGATCCAGGGCCTGCCGCCGGTGGTGGCGCGTGGCCAGGGCGGCCTGCTCGACGTGGCGCTGCACCCCGGTTTCGAAAGCAACCAATGGGTCTACTGGAGCTATGCCGAGCCCGCGCCGGCGGGCCGCAGCGGCAACAGCACGGCGGTAGCGCGCGGTCGGCTCGATCTCGCGGCGCTGGCGGTGAAGGATGTGCAGGTGGTGTTCCGGCAGGCGCCGAAGGTCGATTCGAACGCGCATTTCGGTTCCCGGCTGGTGTTCGCGCCCGACGGCACGCTGTTCATCACGCTGGGCGACCGCTACAGCAGGCGCGACGACGCCCAGACCCTCGACACTCACCACGGCAAGGTGGTGCGCATCACCGACGATGGCGGTGTTCCGCCCGACAACCCCTTCGCGAAGCGGCCCGGCGCCCTGCCCGAGATCTGGAGCTACGGCCACCGCAACCTGCAGGGCGCCACGTTGCACCCGACGAGCGGCGCGCTGTGGGTGCACGAGCACGGTCCGCAGGGCGGCGACGAACTCAACATCGCCACGCGCGGTGCTAACCATGGCTGGCCCGTCATCACCCAGGGGCGCGAGTACGGCACGGGCATGAAGATCGGCGACGGTGAGACACGCGCCGACGTGGTCCCGGCACTGACGACCTGGGTGCCGTCGATCTCTCCCAGCGGCATGACCTTCGTCGCCGGTGACCGCTATCCGGCCTGGCGCGGGCAGCTGCTGGTCGGCGCGCTGAAGGCGCGCGGGCTGGCGCGGCTCGAGCTCGACGGCACGCGGGTCGTGCGCGAGCACCGCCACGAGCTCGACCTGCGCGTGCGCGACGTGCGCCAGGGCCCCGACGGCCTGCTGTACGTGCTGAGCGACGACGGCAGCGACGGCCGGATCTGGCGCATCGAGCCCTGA
- a CDS encoding TraB/GumN family protein: MPLHRLATALVALLVLTVGAAVAAPFDRGLLWRIERDGRPASHVYGTIHLDDARAKAFGPQVDEALAASRALVVEMLDDADSRSAFETAARLPPGRSLRTLAGPERFERVASRLSARYGLPAAATERLTPWAAYLTLSQPPRPQGEIVDAALQRIARQRGLPVVPLETAREQIASIAAVQTGHMLALLEAQARRHDEAIAAIDTLLARYLEEDLDGMLHNEELALRDEPALRPAYGDLFEQILVRRSARMVERMRPRLERGGAFVAIGALHLHGEQGVLALLERAGWQVRRVEMQRR; this comes from the coding sequence ATGCCGCTGCACCGTCTCGCCACTGCACTGGTGGCCCTGCTGGTGCTCACCGTCGGCGCCGCAGTCGCCGCGCCGTTCGACCGCGGCCTGCTGTGGCGCATCGAGCGCGACGGTCGGCCGGCGAGTCACGTCTACGGCACCATCCACCTCGACGACGCCCGCGCCAAGGCCTTCGGCCCGCAGGTCGACGAGGCCCTGGCCGCGTCGCGCGCCCTGGTGGTGGAGATGCTCGACGACGCCGACAGCCGCAGCGCGTTCGAGACGGCGGCCCGGTTGCCGCCGGGGCGCAGCCTGCGCACGCTCGCCGGGCCCGAGCGCTTCGAACGCGTGGCGTCGCGGCTCTCCGCACGCTATGGCCTGCCGGCCGCCGCCACCGAGCGTCTGACACCCTGGGCCGCCTACCTGACTCTGTCGCAGCCACCTCGGCCTCAGGGCGAGATCGTCGACGCCGCGCTGCAGCGCATCGCGCGCCAGCGCGGGCTGCCGGTCGTGCCGCTCGAGACAGCGCGGGAACAGATCGCCTCGATCGCGGCCGTGCAGACCGGGCACATGCTGGCGCTGCTGGAGGCGCAGGCACGGCGCCACGACGAAGCCATCGCCGCCATCGACACGCTGCTGGCGCGCTATCTCGAGGAAGACCTCGACGGCATGCTGCACAACGAGGAACTCGCCCTGCGCGACGAGCCGGCGCTGCGCCCCGCCTACGGCGACCTGTTCGAGCAGATCCTGGTGCGCCGCAGCGCCCGCATGGTCGAGCGCATGCGGCCCCGGCTGGAGCGCGGCGGCGCCTTCGTCGCGATCGGCGCCCTGCACCTGCACGGCGAGCAGGGCGTGCTGGCGCTGCTCGAGCGGGCTGGCTGGCAGGTGCGGCGCGTCGAGATGCAGCGCCGCTGA
- a CDS encoding ATP-binding protein, whose protein sequence is MTLQRRMMLLLLLSAPLVWTGGLLFSLDRARHEINELFDTQLIRLARQMQSTLPLADIDVIDLPPAGTAAQAALGDAELEDMATAVWNRDGRLLLVDREGVLLPRQPDASGFHDMTLGGELWRVYYLQASTGAWLVAVGQIMSERDELVWDLIAGQLLPWALTLPVLLLVMAAAVRQALKPVRTLTGEIDRRAADDLQPLPVKDMPSDLQPLVRAMNTMLERIADMLDRERRFTADAAHELRTPLAALQAQWDAARLSVGAPAEADASQDKIGRGLARLSRLVTQMLAMARLDHVQSHAAGTPIVWSDVVEQVINEVLPLADRERVELACEWPAGAAAPLPLNGDASLLASMLRNLIENALRHTPPNGHVTLRLSADGIEVLDEGPGVPPEHLSRLGDRFFRPPGEETPGSGLGLSIVRRIAELHGLAVDWGPRDDAPGFRVQVRRKPPLLRPA, encoded by the coding sequence ATGACGCTGCAGCGCCGCATGATGCTGCTGCTGTTGCTCAGCGCACCGCTGGTGTGGACCGGCGGGCTGTTGTTCAGCCTCGACCGCGCCCGCCATGAGATCAACGAGCTGTTCGACACGCAGCTGATCCGCCTGGCGCGCCAGATGCAGTCGACGCTGCCGCTGGCGGACATCGACGTGATCGACCTGCCGCCCGCCGGAACGGCCGCGCAGGCCGCACTGGGTGATGCCGAACTCGAGGACATGGCCACCGCGGTCTGGAACCGCGACGGGCGGCTGTTGCTGGTGGACCGCGAAGGCGTTCTGCTGCCGCGCCAGCCGGATGCGTCGGGCTTCCACGACATGACGCTGGGCGGGGAGCTGTGGCGCGTCTACTACCTGCAGGCGTCGACGGGTGCGTGGCTGGTCGCCGTGGGCCAGATCATGAGCGAGCGCGACGAGCTGGTCTGGGATCTGATCGCGGGTCAGCTGCTGCCCTGGGCGCTCACCCTGCCCGTCCTGCTGCTGGTGATGGCCGCGGCGGTGCGGCAGGCCCTGAAGCCGGTGCGCACGCTCACCGGCGAGATCGACCGGCGCGCCGCGGACGACCTGCAGCCGCTGCCGGTGAAGGACATGCCGAGCGATCTGCAGCCACTGGTGCGGGCGATGAACACCATGCTGGAGCGCATCGCCGACATGCTCGACCGCGAACGCCGCTTCACCGCCGACGCCGCCCACGAGCTGCGCACCCCGCTGGCCGCGCTGCAGGCGCAATGGGATGCGGCCCGGCTCTCGGTCGGCGCGCCGGCCGAGGCCGACGCCAGCCAGGACAAGATCGGCCGCGGCCTGGCGCGCCTGAGCCGGCTCGTGACCCAGATGCTCGCGATGGCGCGGCTCGATCACGTCCAAAGTCACGCCGCCGGCACGCCGATCGTCTGGTCCGACGTCGTGGAGCAGGTCATCAACGAGGTGCTTCCGCTCGCCGATCGGGAGCGGGTCGAACTGGCCTGCGAGTGGCCCGCGGGCGCAGCCGCTCCTCTGCCTTTGAACGGCGACGCGAGCCTGCTCGCGTCGATGCTCCGCAACCTGATCGAGAACGCGCTGCGCCACACCCCGCCGAACGGCCACGTGACGCTGCGGCTGTCTGCCGATGGCATCGAGGTGCTCGACGAGGGACCTGGCGTGCCACCAGAACACCTCTCGAGACTGGGCGACCGGTTCTTCCGGCCACCGGGCGAGGAGACTCCGGGCAGCGGGCTGGGCCTGTCGATCGTGCGGCGGATCGCCGAACTGCACGGACTGGCGGTCGACTGGGGGCCGCGCGACGACGCCCCCGGCTTTCGCGTGCAGGTGCGCCGCAAGCCCCCCTTGCTGCGGCCCGCCTGA
- the recJ gene encoding single-stranded-DNA-specific exonuclease RecJ, with protein sequence MQIAVRDVPPRTAWSLEQAGVSPLLARLFAARGITAAEQLDDSLALLLPPTALLGAADAARLLADATQQRRRIVVVADYDCDGATACAVALRGLRLLGATPETLGYVVPDRQVHGYGLTPAIVDLAFGVFGGQAPDVLVTVDNGIASLDGVAHAKARGLQVLVTDHHLPALQDDRVVLPTADVIVNPNQPGCPFESKALAGVGVMFYVLLALRSELRSRGVFDAAAQPRLDALLDLVALGTVADVVKLDENNRRLVAQGLRRIRSGRMQPGVRALFDAAARDPARASGFDFGFALGPRLNAAGRMENMTLGIECLLTDDAGRAAELAQQLDAINRERREVESGMREQAEAMLEALVARDDHGAGAGDPPPALAIYDPGFHEGVVGIVASRLKDRSHRPTFVFARGQDGLLKGSGRSIPGFHLRDALDLVSKRHPGLLRRFGGHAMAAGATLAEADFARFERALVQVAGEWLDAAALQRTLRTDGPLGAEYFNADTVRALEAQVWGQAFEPPVFSDRVEVVSQRLVGEKHLKLAVRHGGALRDAIWFGHSEPVAAQVTLAYQLRVDEYNGRQRVQMIVEAAA encoded by the coding sequence ATGCAGATCGCCGTCCGCGACGTCCCGCCCCGCACTGCCTGGTCGCTTGAACAGGCCGGCGTGTCACCGCTGCTCGCTCGGCTGTTCGCAGCGCGCGGCATCACCGCGGCCGAGCAACTCGACGATTCGCTCGCCCTGCTGCTGCCGCCCACCGCGCTGCTGGGAGCGGCCGATGCGGCCCGCCTGCTGGCCGATGCGACGCAGCAGCGCCGGCGCATCGTCGTGGTGGCCGACTACGACTGCGACGGCGCGACCGCCTGTGCGGTGGCACTGCGCGGGCTGCGCCTGCTCGGCGCCACGCCGGAGACGCTGGGCTACGTGGTGCCCGACCGCCAGGTACATGGCTACGGGCTCACGCCGGCGATCGTCGACCTGGCCTTCGGCGTGTTCGGAGGCCAGGCGCCCGACGTGCTGGTGACGGTGGACAACGGCATCGCCAGCCTCGACGGCGTGGCGCACGCCAAGGCCCGCGGCCTGCAGGTGCTGGTGACCGACCACCACCTGCCGGCGCTCCAGGACGATCGCGTCGTGCTGCCGACGGCCGACGTGATCGTCAACCCCAACCAGCCCGGCTGCCCGTTCGAGAGCAAGGCGCTGGCCGGCGTCGGCGTGATGTTCTACGTGCTGCTGGCGCTGCGCAGCGAACTTCGCTCCCGCGGCGTGTTCGACGCCGCCGCGCAGCCCCGGCTCGACGCGCTGCTGGACCTGGTGGCGCTGGGCACCGTGGCCGACGTGGTGAAGCTCGATGAGAACAACCGCCGCCTGGTGGCGCAGGGGCTGCGGCGCATCCGCAGCGGGCGCATGCAGCCGGGCGTGCGCGCACTGTTCGACGCAGCGGCCCGCGACCCGGCGCGCGCCAGCGGCTTCGACTTCGGCTTCGCGCTCGGGCCGCGTCTCAACGCGGCCGGGCGCATGGAGAACATGACGCTGGGCATCGAATGCCTGCTGACCGACGACGCCGGCCGCGCGGCGGAACTTGCTCAGCAGCTCGACGCGATCAATCGCGAGCGCCGCGAGGTCGAGAGCGGCATGCGCGAGCAGGCCGAAGCGATGCTCGAAGCGCTGGTCGCACGCGACGACCACGGCGCCGGGGCCGGCGACCCACCGCCCGCGCTGGCGATCTACGACCCCGGCTTCCACGAGGGCGTGGTCGGCATCGTCGCCTCGCGTCTGAAAGACCGCAGCCATCGCCCGACTTTCGTGTTCGCGCGCGGCCAGGACGGGCTGCTGAAGGGCTCCGGCCGTTCGATCCCCGGCTTCCACCTGCGCGATGCGCTCGACCTCGTCAGCAAGCGCCACCCCGGACTGCTGCGCCGCTTCGGCGGCCATGCCATGGCGGCCGGCGCCACGCTGGCCGAGGCCGACTTCGCCCGCTTCGAGCGCGCCCTGGTCCAGGTGGCCGGCGAATGGCTGGACGCCGCGGCGCTGCAGCGCACGCTGCGCACCGATGGTCCGCTGGGCGCCGAGTACTTCAATGCCGACACCGTGCGGGCGCTCGAAGCCCAGGTGTGGGGCCAGGCCTTCGAGCCGCCGGTGTTCAGCGACCGCGTCGAGGTGGTTTCTCAAAGGCTGGTTGGCGAGAAACACCTGAAACTCGCCGTGCGCCACGGTGGCGCGCTGCGCGACGCCATCTGGTTCGGTCACAGCGAGCCGGTGGCCGCGCAGGTGACGCTGGCTTACCAGTTGCGGGTCGATGAGTACAACGGGCGGCAGCGCGTGCAGATGATCGTCGAGGCCGCGGCATGA
- a CDS encoding PQQ-dependent sugar dehydrogenase encodes MSIPTPIPTEMPRRSRTALRLLGLATLGLAIASCGGGGGDSAPPPSGSPPAPAPPPVDVTAPPRATVLNSTLNMPWGLAFLPDRRMLITQKSGALLIVSADGSTKTNVTGVPAVTSGGGGNAIAFQNNQGGLLDVAIDPDFDLSTNPWIYLTYVEAGSGSTAGVAVGRGRLVGNALQNFTRLYQQLPKVSGPAHFGSRMVFRSDKTLFVTLGERMQYDSTSESATMQALEPQEPSSLLGKVIRINRNDGSAATGNPNLGVGAAPGVWSLGHRNPQGAAIHPTTGELWVTEHGPLGGDELNRVVAGGNYGWPLVSYGCPYDSPTVNVSCRIGGTNGSHGSSYREPVSFFGPTSIGPSSLIFYTGDNFPEWKNNALFGAIADSKGLWRVALNGNAESARGAISLSGVTGERVRLVRQGPDGWLYVLTDSGKLILIDR; translated from the coding sequence ATGAGCATCCCCACCCCGATACCGACCGAAATGCCGAGGCGCTCCCGTACTGCATTGCGCCTGCTGGGTCTGGCTACGTTGGGCTTGGCCATCGCATCCTGCGGAGGTGGGGGAGGCGACAGCGCCCCACCGCCATCCGGTTCTCCTCCCGCCCCGGCGCCGCCGCCAGTGGACGTCACCGCTCCGCCCCGTGCGACCGTCCTCAACAGCACGCTGAACATGCCATGGGGATTGGCCTTCCTGCCGGATCGCCGCATGTTGATCACGCAAAAGAGTGGTGCGCTGCTGATCGTCAGCGCCGACGGCAGCACCAAGACCAACGTGACGGGCGTCCCGGCAGTAACCAGTGGAGGCGGCGGCAATGCGATCGCCTTCCAGAACAACCAGGGCGGTTTGCTCGACGTCGCGATCGACCCCGACTTCGACCTATCCACCAATCCCTGGATTTACTTGACGTATGTCGAAGCCGGCAGTGGGTCAACCGCCGGCGTCGCGGTCGGCCGTGGCCGACTCGTCGGCAACGCCTTGCAGAACTTCACGCGCCTTTACCAGCAACTGCCGAAGGTCAGCGGTCCGGCGCATTTCGGCTCCCGGATGGTCTTCCGCAGCGACAAGACCTTGTTCGTCACTCTGGGCGAGCGGATGCAGTACGACTCCACGTCTGAGTCCGCCACGATGCAGGCGCTGGAGCCGCAGGAGCCTTCCAGCTTGCTGGGCAAGGTCATCCGCATCAATCGCAACGATGGCTCGGCCGCCACGGGAAACCCCAACCTGGGCGTCGGCGCAGCGCCCGGTGTCTGGAGTCTCGGCCACCGCAACCCGCAAGGCGCGGCCATCCACCCGACCACCGGCGAACTCTGGGTGACCGAGCATGGCCCCCTCGGCGGCGACGAACTGAACCGTGTCGTGGCAGGCGGCAACTACGGCTGGCCGCTAGTGAGCTATGGGTGCCCGTACGACAGCCCCACGGTCAATGTCAGCTGCCGCATCGGGGGGACCAACGGCAGCCACGGCTCCTCGTACAGGGAACCGGTCAGCTTTTTCGGGCCCACCTCCATCGGCCCGTCCAGTTTGATCTTCTATACCGGCGACAATTTCCCGGAGTGGAAGAACAATGCGCTCTTCGGCGCGATCGCAGACAGCAAGGGGCTGTGGCGCGTGGCCTTGAACGGCAACGCCGAAAGTGCGCGCGGAGCCATCTCACTGAGCGGCGTCACCGGCGAACGCGTGCGCCTCGTGCGCCAGGGCCCGGACGGCTGGCTCTACGTGCTGACGGACAGTGGCAAGCTGATCCTGATCGACCGCTGA
- a CDS encoding response regulator — translation MRILIVEDDRLLGDGLAAGLRSLGFAVDWFTDGAQADAALSHTPYDAIVLDLGLPGRDGLAWLARWRGPGPLQSTPVLVLTARDGIDHRIAGLDTGADDYLIKPIETTELAARLRAVLRRSQGRPQPLWQHGALSYQPAAKAVLWRGKPVVLTARECALLELLLANPQRVLPKSLITEKLYSFEQEIESNALEVHIHHLRRKIDPKLVRTVRGMGYALGPAEDLA, via the coding sequence ATGCGCATCCTGATTGTCGAAGACGACCGCCTGCTCGGCGACGGCCTGGCCGCCGGCCTGCGCTCCCTGGGCTTCGCCGTCGACTGGTTCACCGACGGCGCCCAGGCCGACGCCGCACTGTCCCACACCCCCTACGACGCCATCGTGCTCGATCTCGGCCTGCCGGGCCGCGATGGCCTCGCCTGGCTGGCACGCTGGCGCGGCCCGGGTCCCCTGCAGTCGACGCCGGTGCTGGTGCTGACCGCCCGCGACGGCATCGACCACCGCATCGCCGGGCTCGACACCGGCGCCGACGACTACCTCATCAAGCCGATCGAGACCACCGAACTGGCCGCGCGGCTGCGGGCGGTGCTGCGGCGCAGCCAGGGCCGGCCACAGCCGCTGTGGCAGCACGGCGCTCTGAGCTACCAGCCGGCGGCCAAGGCCGTGCTCTGGCGCGGCAAGCCGGTCGTGCTGACGGCACGCGAATGCGCGCTGCTCGAACTGCTCCTGGCGAATCCGCAGCGCGTGCTGCCCAAGTCGCTGATCACCGAGAAGCTGTATTCGTTCGAACAGGAGATCGAGAGCAACGCGCTCGAAGTCCACATCCACCACCTGCGCCGCAAGATCGATCCGAAGCTGGTGCGCACGGTACGGGGCATGGGCTACGCCCTCGGCCCGGCAGAGGACCTGGCATGA
- a CDS encoding lipoprotein-releasing ABC transporter permease subunit — protein MHWPYELTIGWRYTRAGRSGRRNGFISFISGVSMLGIALGVAALIIVLSVMNGFQKEVRDRMLSVIAHVEIFEAGGNALPDWRATAAAARGNPEVLGAAPFIATQALIARGEDMRGAVVRGIDPAEEANVTPLAAQSRDGAFAGLKPGAWGIVLGGELARTLGVKVGDPVTLVTPNGQVTPAGVVPRLKQMTVVGTFNAGHYEYDSGLALMHIDDAARLFRVDGPTGVQLRLRDQQQARRVGFELAEQLGPTVSVRDWTRTNRNWFDAVQLEKRMMFIILTLIVAVAAFNLVSTLVMTVTDKQADIAILRTLGASPRSIMGIFMVQGAAAGVIGTCSGLTLGLLVSLNIDVIVPALERLFNASFLPGSIYLISRMPSDPQSADIVPIGLVSLLLAFVATIYPSWRASRVQPAQALRYE, from the coding sequence ATGCACTGGCCCTACGAACTCACCATCGGCTGGCGCTACACCCGCGCCGGCCGCAGCGGGCGGCGCAACGGCTTCATCTCCTTCATCTCGGGTGTGTCGATGCTCGGCATCGCGCTCGGGGTGGCGGCGTTGATCATCGTGCTGTCGGTGATGAACGGCTTCCAGAAGGAAGTGCGCGACCGCATGCTGAGCGTCATCGCGCATGTGGAGATCTTCGAAGCCGGCGGCAATGCGCTGCCCGACTGGCGCGCTACCGCCGCGGCGGCGCGCGGCAATCCCGAGGTACTGGGTGCGGCGCCCTTCATCGCGACCCAGGCGCTGATCGCGCGCGGCGAGGACATGCGCGGCGCCGTCGTGCGCGGCATCGATCCGGCCGAAGAAGCGAACGTGACGCCGTTGGCGGCGCAATCCCGCGACGGCGCCTTCGCGGGCCTGAAGCCGGGCGCCTGGGGCATCGTGCTGGGCGGCGAGCTGGCGCGCACGCTGGGCGTGAAGGTGGGCGACCCGGTGACGCTGGTCACGCCCAACGGCCAGGTCACGCCGGCCGGCGTTGTGCCGCGGCTCAAGCAGATGACGGTGGTGGGCACCTTCAATGCCGGTCACTACGAGTACGACAGCGGACTGGCGCTGATGCACATCGACGATGCGGCGCGGCTGTTCCGCGTGGACGGGCCCACCGGCGTGCAGCTCAGGCTGCGCGACCAGCAGCAGGCGCGCCGCGTCGGCTTCGAGCTGGCAGAGCAGCTCGGCCCCACGGTCAGCGTGCGCGACTGGACCCGCACCAACCGCAACTGGTTCGACGCCGTGCAGCTCGAGAAGCGCATGATGTTCATCATCCTCACGCTGATCGTCGCGGTGGCGGCCTTCAACCTGGTCAGCACGCTGGTGATGACGGTGACCGACAAGCAGGCCGACATCGCGATCCTGCGCACGCTGGGCGCCAGCCCGCGCTCGATCATGGGGATCTTCATGGTGCAGGGCGCGGCCGCGGGTGTGATCGGCACCTGCTCGGGACTGACGCTGGGGCTGCTGGTGTCGCTCAACATCGATGTCATCGTGCCTGCGCTCGAGCGTCTGTTCAACGCCAGCTTCCTGCCTGGCAGCATCTACCTGATCAGCCGCATGCCGAGCGATCCGCAGTCGGCCGACATCGTGCCGATCGGCCTGGTGTCGCTGCTGCTCGCCTTCGTCGCGACGATCTACCCCAGCTGGCGCGCGAGCCGCGTGCAACCGGCCCAGGCGCTGCGCTATGAGTGA